In bacterium HR17, one DNA window encodes the following:
- the hcf136 gene encoding Ycf48-like protein, translated as MRAWFIVLITSFLYATTMQSGKTLLRWQPLYEPGSGGWITAIAVSPHENRRVLMGGDMLGVGLSLNRGERWEWAFGFLSWEIGEFTWHPQNPKIVWVGTMSGPHRSTDGGKTWTPMRNGMPPLSDWHYSAPIEKVLFDPNNPERLIAVGGSQRRWHSPGEPLWGAIWESTDGGQNWHLLSVIRDEQGKGRNIVAAAFAARLSTRLYAAVDGLGVFVSEDGGKTWTPRNQGLPHTNVNDLAVHPTDPNTLWVALGNWRPKSATQFVPGGIYKSTDGGLSWYPAVKGMDLVATDDPNLTSRFDAIAVAPSNPNILVTCDTAWNRSIAYKSVDGGESWFKIADSNSVVRAYPAGLSMTVIAFDPRDANVIFMAGSEYAVRSLDGGKTWQDVTAQQVDNSWRGRGFSGLCATNVKFNPFNRRHIIVLALDHGFWQSKDGGLSWTTGKGMPPWDGRHDVTFADQQGQVMFVTRGQFGNFGGILKSTDGGETWTVLAGKSYGLPELGERQQPLSIHAANPKTVWATIGGKLYRTDDGGESWRIVHDGPNLNWIAPTRPLSHSFYVAGDDGVYFTADGTKLQLLEGGPKPATFVTVDPTNPHRIYAASWRRAGGLWRWENGKWTKLHDNLFIHWVAVHPCNPLRLVIATNDHPYHDRSFATGICLSSDGGRTWQQANDGLACLRVTCVAFNPHDPTQIICGTLGSGFFVARWR; from the coding sequence ATGCGGGCATGGTTTATCGTGCTGATTACAAGTTTCCTGTATGCAACCACCATGCAGTCTGGCAAAACTCTCTTGCGCTGGCAACCGCTTTACGAGCCAGGTAGTGGCGGTTGGATTACCGCTATCGCCGTCAGCCCGCATGAGAACAGGCGGGTGTTGATGGGAGGGGATATGCTCGGCGTGGGCTTGAGTTTGAATCGCGGTGAGCGTTGGGAATGGGCATTCGGGTTTTTGAGTTGGGAAATCGGTGAGTTCACTTGGCATCCGCAGAACCCAAAAATCGTTTGGGTTGGGACGATGAGTGGTCCGCACCGCAGCACCGACGGTGGGAAAACTTGGACACCGATGCGCAACGGCATGCCACCCCTCAGCGATTGGCATTACAGCGCGCCGATTGAGAAGGTGCTTTTTGACCCGAACAACCCTGAACGGCTCATCGCTGTTGGCGGCTCACAACGCCGTTGGCATTCGCCAGGCGAACCGTTGTGGGGCGCAATTTGGGAAAGCACTGATGGTGGGCAGAATTGGCACTTGCTTTCTGTCATCCGTGACGAACAAGGGAAAGGGCGCAATATCGTCGCTGCTGCTTTCGCCGCCCGTCTATCAACGCGCCTTTACGCTGCTGTTGACGGTTTGGGCGTTTTTGTGAGTGAAGATGGCGGAAAGACATGGACACCGCGCAACCAAGGCTTGCCCCACACCAATGTCAATGACCTTGCGGTTCACCCGACTGACCCCAACACGCTTTGGGTCGCACTGGGCAATTGGCGTCCCAAAAGCGCAACACAATTTGTGCCCGGCGGCATTTACAAAAGCACCGATGGTGGGCTCAGTTGGTATCCAGCGGTTAAAGGCATGGACTTGGTCGCCACTGACGATCCCAACCTAACTTCACGCTTTGACGCTATCGCTGTCGCTCCGTCCAACCCTAACATTCTCGTTACCTGCGACACAGCTTGGAACCGTTCCATCGCTTACAAGAGCGTTGACGGGGGCGAAAGTTGGTTCAAAATCGCCGATAGCAATTCCGTTGTGCGCGCCTATCCTGCAGGTCTAAGCATGACAGTCATTGCATTTGACCCACGCGATGCCAATGTCATTTTTATGGCGGGCAGCGAATATGCCGTGCGCAGCCTTGATGGCGGGAAGACATGGCAAGATGTGACAGCACAGCAGGTTGACAACAGTTGGCGGGGGCGAGGCTTTTCAGGATTATGCGCTACAAATGTCAAGTTCAATCCTTTCAACCGACGCCACATCATCGTCTTGGCGCTTGATCACGGCTTTTGGCAAAGTAAAGACGGAGGGTTGAGTTGGACGACAGGCAAAGGCATGCCTCCGTGGGATGGACGCCACGATGTCACTTTTGCTGACCAGCAGGGACAGGTGATGTTTGTCACACGCGGGCAGTTCGGTAACTTCGGTGGCATCCTCAAATCAACGGACGGTGGAGAAACTTGGACGGTGTTAGCAGGTAAGAGCTACGGGTTGCCTGAACTTGGCGAGCGTCAGCAACCTTTAAGCATCCACGCAGCAAACCCCAAAACAGTGTGGGCGACGATTGGCGGAAAGTTGTATCGCACCGATGATGGCGGTGAAAGCTGGCGCATCGTTCACGACGGACCGAATTTGAATTGGATCGCACCGACCCGACCCCTTTCGCACAGTTTCTACGTTGCAGGCGACGACGGCGTTTACTTTACAGCGGACGGCACGAAACTGCAGTTGCTTGAAGGCGGACCCAAGCCCGCCACCTTTGTGACCGTTGACCCGACGAACCCGCATCGCATCTATGCAGCTTCGTGGCGACGGGCAGGTGGATTGTGGCGCTGGGAAAACGGCAAATGGACGAAGTTACATGATAACCTGTTCATCCACTGGGTTGCAGTTCATCCTTGCAATCCATTGCGATTGGTCATCGCAACAAACGACCATCCTTACCACGACCGCAGTTTTGCGACAGGTATTTGTCTGTCAAGCGATGGGGGCAGAACTTGGCAGCAAGCCAACGACGGGCTGGCGTGTTTGCGAGTCACTTGTGTCGCTTTCAACCCACATGACCCAACCCAAATCATTTGCGGAACGCTTGGAAGTGGCTTTTTTGTAGCACGGTGGAGGTGA
- the wapA_1 gene encoding tRNA(Glu)-specific nuclease WapA, with the protein MVRLEDSVVMNFKTDGLGFRRYKEVVGQGVTYFVYDLAASDTPGLASLVAEYDANGNLVAKYHHDGGGLLAMTGGNQSYWHVFEAIGTVRQLGNAQTQMTDAYAYDAWGNELATQGSTTNSQRLCRQVRLPIEIFTYGWCEFVYMLISH; encoded by the coding sequence ATGGTGAGGTTGGAAGACAGCGTTGTGATGAATTTCAAGACGGATGGATTAGGTTTCAGGAGATACAAGGAAGTCGTTGGGCAAGGTGTGACATACTTTGTTTATGACTTGGCGGCAAGCGACACACCTGGTTTAGCGTCTTTGGTTGCAGAGTATGATGCGAATGGGAACTTAGTTGCTAAGTATCATCACGATGGTGGGGGCTTATTGGCGATGACGGGGGGAAATCAAAGTTACTGGCATGTTTTTGAAGCGATAGGGACGGTGAGGCAGTTGGGGAACGCACAAACTCAAATGACCGATGCTTATGCTTATGATGCATGGGGAAACGAGCTAGCGACGCAAGGGAGCACAACAAACTCACAGCGATTATGTCGGCAAGTACGGCTACCTATTGAGATATTTACTTATGGATGGTGTGAATTTGTGTATATGCTAATAAGCCATTAA